The sequence CATTTATGGCTGAACAGATATGCAGTAGTGATTTAAAAATTATGGAAGAAACTGATTTATGACTTGCAAATATATGAAACTGCTCGGGTTATTAAATAATGAAACATTGTTATTGTATAGATGTACATCTAATCATAACAATCGGGCTTTATTTTCCCAAATTAttgactctctctctctcccttgTTCTCTTTTTGTGTGAGCATGTCAGTAGTCCCTAAACAAATGCCCTTTACCCCCATTAACTCTATGTTTTGAAGACAATGCTAATTTTTGAACTATGACTTTTAAGTCTTTATGTTCCTTCACACCACATTAACTCCATCATCACACCCTTCTCTTTCATTTAGCTACTTTCATTCTAAGTCTCTCTTGATCATTCTGAACTGATGTTTGAATAGCAAAGAGTTCACCTTTTTATTCTTTGGTGATAAATTCTGAAAGTCATATAAATGGTGTAATTGTTTATGGTCAAATATGATTTCACTGATTATTGCAGACATTTTCatgattttcaaaatgtttTTCTTATTGAGTTCAATAATATTCATGGATATCATAATTTCTAGTATACAAAGTGTTTGATAGGTTAAAATCCATGTACAAgtcaacattttttttatattaacaattaattatatCTAATTTTCTCATGATCCCTCTCTCTCTCACCATACACTGAGAATTTTGGTGTCGGTGGCTCAGAGTCAGATGAATCTGCTGCAAAAACAGGGAAAGTAAATCCCAAGGATGatgcatcatcttcttcttcactgCTCGtcgaagagaaagagaaagatggGACTGTGAGCAAGAAAGTCGGTGTCACTGTCACCACTGGCTCAGAAGAAGCTGCAGAAACTGGGAAACTGGCAATATCACTGCTGCCTGatgcatcatcttcttcttcactgCTCGTCCAAGAGAAAGACGGGACTGTGAGTGAGAAAGATGCTGTGGGTGGCTGAGAAGAAGCTGCAGAAACCAAGCTATTATCAGGTAACATTGGTTTTGCTGTGGAAATTGTAGGCGGAGGAATGAGGATCCAAACTCGAGTACAAACAGATGCTATGCATAAATAATAAAACAGGAAATACAAACCTCATTAGAACCCTTGTGTTTTGAGCATTCAAATTTTGTGCATAATGGCCATGTGTTAATGCAGTGGCAACTTTTATATCTGAAGCTGTTGCCACTGCATTCACCTTATTACCAGACTCCTGCTGCTTCTGTTTCTTCCATGGCCGCAACTCAGCAGGCTTATCTATAAGAGTATCAATGTGCTCTAATATTTTTCGAGCCATAAGGGTAGATTGCGCAGGGACTCCTGGAGTAAAGAGTTCAGTGTGTTGTGGCTTAGTACAATGACTATCTATTGGTCCATTTTCCTGATTTTGCTTTGGAGCAGAAAATAAGGCCTCTGAATTACTACTCCAGTAATCCTTTCTAGGACAGTTTAAATTCACTGATCCTCTAGAGAGAGTTTCAACATGAAACTTATGCCGCAGCCTACGAATGGGTCCCACAGATTCGGGGTTACCATTTAATGCTTCGGTCTTCTTTGAATGTACCTATATAATATATGCAGTCCAACAAAGAGTCAGTCAGACAATAAGAATAATAAACCCAGAAacttaatcaacaaaataacaaaaattaccTGTTTTAAAGTCTGTTGAAATGAATTTGTGATGGTTCTAGAATATGGGGTTCGGGGAAAAGTATGAAGCACAAATCTGTTTGTTCTCTGATCCTGCACTAAGGCACCAGGACATGTTGGGGCTGGCTGTTGAAACAACATGAAAATTGAATGCCttaatcatccataaaaataaaggaaaaacaaCCATTTCATTTCGGAATTGTATTAAGCACTTGGTAAAGGTAAGATtataattcaattcaattgaattttggCTCATGTATTTTAGTTCATCCCTTGACAAACAATTCCATTTACAGCCAAGAGTTAATTGGGATATTAATTACTACAAGAATTCAGTGCAGAACACTTGTAAAATTGTGTAACTGTAAATAACTCAATTTATTGGCCAAATTCTGgatgaatataataatatattacaaATTCCTTGGTTTTGGTTGTTTAAATTGTGATTTACATCCTCTTCCTCTTAGTTTTTAGCTTGCCTGATCATGTTGTGTGTGGTGATATATTACAAGAATTAATGGATCTGACCAAATGATATATGAAGTAGAGAGATAGAGGGAGAGAAAACATGGAACACCACCAAAATAATGGAACAATGGAGCTCAATGGAACTCATAAACTAAACATCAACAAgcttcaagaacaagaacaagaagaaggCAAGCTTAAATACAGAGGATGGAAAGCCATGCCTTTTGTTATAGGTAAGTCTTAGTTAAAGATTGGATATATATGATTCAAGTTTTGAAATTGTTATTTTGTTTAAAGATGTATAGCAAATAAATTTCAGGAAATGAAACATTTGAGAAGCTAGGAGCTATTGGAACATTAGCCAATCTGTTGATATATCTAACAACTGTATTCAACATGAAGAGCATAACAGCTGCAACTATTATCAATATCTTCAATGGTACTGCCAATTTTGGCACTTTGATTGGTGCTTACCTCTGACACTTACTTTGGTCGCTATTATACCTTAGGATTTGCTTCTTCTATGTCTTTTCTGGTACTCTTTTATTCCTCTTAATTTTAAGTCAAGTTCGTACTTTTTAGGATGAGTTTAACTCTTGTTTACGGTTTTGTTTTAGTTGAATTTATGGTATAATTATTGGTACATTTTTGGTCGAAGGGATTGCAGATTATACATTTTTGGTATAATCTGTTGATACACCAAATGATATATTACAAGAATTTGGTGTTCAAGAATTTATATCATACAGCTTACACCTACCTACCAAATCAAAATAATACTCTTAACTTTTGGTGCTTACTTTGAgatattctaatttttatagctaattttatcttttttttacaCTTTACGTAagattattatcattttttacaCATATTATCaatcttttttatatttttatatatcaaataatatctattctttttattttctatttcacACAAAATAAGAGTGCTTACACTCTCAGAGTGAGATTTGAAGAAGAAGGAAGCCAATATCATGTTGGCTCTGCCAAAAAATTTAGAAAGAAGACCACCACCGtgtagaggtgtcaaaatggaTCATAACCCATTTATTGACCTTTTTACCCAAGCATTTAATAGGTAAGGGTCGACCCTTTTATGAATTGGGTTATAAATGGGTTGATCCATTTAACCCAAATAATAAAAAGGTTGGGTAGGTTTTTTAGAGGGTCAACCCATTAACCCATTAATTCAGTATTCATTCTTAAAACAAGCATGCGAATACGCAGCCCTGCACGGGTTATGTGAGGGAGGAGGAGGCGAGGTACCTCTGTCCTGCACGGGTTTGGGTACGAAGGAAATGATTCTTCGATTCTTAGTGTTCATGTTTATATCATTTACACTCTTGAGTCCACTATTATCATGCTTCCGTTTGTGGATTCTATACCTATCCACTTTCAATTCTAATAGCAAAACTatgttacaattgaagaaattattctttatttatagaCAGGATGGGAGGAGATTATAGAAGGAAATATTTAATGTAATTGGGAGGAATATCAATTAAAATAATCAGCCTCTAATTTAACGTTACACTATTAATGCTATTGACTCAAATAGAAGTCTTATGTTGACTTGACTCAAATTTGAAACTTTATAAAATTTGCCTAAGTGTCTCAATTTCACTTTATCAAATCTCACATGCTCGATCTTTGCTGGATCGTTTTAGTCTTAGTCAAAACTCCTTTGATTTTGAATCCCCtcaaataattaccaaaatcaattaattaacttaCCAAAAATTCTTAACGTAAATGAAAGAGATATTCAATTATAATAACGAGCTCCCTAAAAAACGTTACAATATTAATGGCTGATTTTCATAAATCATGTGATAGTTTTAGGTAAATGTGAATTTCCTTTTAATATTGTAAATTAATAAGATTATTCCCATAttgtaaatttataaaaatcttCTCTTTAACTTGACTCAAATTTTGAGACTATAAAATTTGACTAAACCTCTAAATTCGACTTTGTAAAATTTGGGGTAGCCATGgtttcaattataaatttacTTCTTCCTTACCTAAAATTTGAAACAAATAGTTGCATTATGTCTTTATTAAACTGATCAATATCTAACTATTAATTCGCGATAATTCTTATTGAATTCAACCAATTTACCCATTTTTTATGAACTTAAGCCACGGTTAAATTGTATGAAATTGTCTTAAATTGGTACGAGAATGCATTTAAACAcgtttagtgtaattttatgaAACCTTCGAGTTAATAGTTTTGGAATaatttcaattgatttcatcttttcATCGTTGTTATTCTTTTCTAccatttttcttcattttttttcctacgttgccttttttttgtttgtttgggtcgatttcaatcaattaattcaatttcAAGACCAGGGCATGGGCCGGCGAGACCGTCCGCCCGGCCCAGGGCCAGACCCATTTAGCCGGGCTTGGACACATGGAAATACTGTTAGGCCAGGCCCGGCCCAAGCCCGTATAAGCCCGCCAAAAACTGGGCGGGCTTGGACTTTACAACTTTTATATCGGGCAGGCCcgaccctatatatatatatatatatatatatataatatatatatatatatttatataaattataatctatgtatataaatctatatataatataaaacagtaacgatggagctgaggtgtcacttcctctttttttactgataaaaaatataatataaaacagtaacgatgaggtgtcacttcctccttttttactcataaaaaatataatatattaactttagttatattattatatttatttataaaaaaattattttatccgtactatatctaaaagttctacataatttaaattaatccctaaaatctgtctaattctctgcatatctatatataatataaaacagtaatgatggagctggggtgtcacttcctccttttttactgataaaaaatataataaaaaatataatatattaactttagttatattattatatttatttataaaaagattattttatccgtactatatctaagagttctacaaaatttaaattaattcctaaaatctctctaattctctgcatatctatatctaaaagttatacataatttaaattaattcctaaaatctctctaattctctacatatctaaatataatataaaacagtaacgatggaactgaggtgtcactttctccttttttactgataaaaaatataatatattaactttagttatattattatatttatttataaaaagattattttattcgtactatatctaagagttttatagaatttaaattaatccctaaaatctctctaattctctgcatatctatatctaaaagttctacataatttaaattaatccctaaaatctctctaattctctacatatctatatataatataaaacagtaacgatggagctgaggtgtcacttcctcattttttactgataaaaaaatataatataaaatataatctatatataatataaaatagtaacgatgaggtgtcacttcctccttttttactgataaaaaatataatatattaactttagttatattattatatttatttataaaaaaattattttatccgtactatatctaagagttctatagaatttaaattaatccctaaaatctctctaattctctacatttctatatctaaaagttttacataatttaaattaatccctaaaatctgtctaattctctgcatatctatctatatataatataaaacagtaacgatggagctggggtgtcacttcctccttttttactgataaaaatataatataaaatataatatattaactttagtcatattattatatttatttataaaaagattattttatccgtactatatctaagagttctatagaatttaaattaatccctaaaatctttctaattctctgcatatctatctgtatataatataaaatagtaacgatggagctgaggtgtcactttctcattttttactgataaaaaatataatatattaactttagttgtattattatatttatttataaaaaagattattttatccgtactatatctaagccttctacagaatttaaattaattcctaaaatctctctaattctctgcatatctatatctaaaagttctacataatttaaatcaatccctaaaatctctgtaattctctgcatatctatatataatataaaacagtaacgatggagctgaggtttcacttcctccttttttactgataaaaaatataatataaaatataatctattaactttagttatattattatatttatttataaaaagattattttatccgtactatatctaagagttctacagaatttaaatcaatccctaaaatctctctaattctctgcatatttatatctaaaagttctacataatttaaattaatccctaaaatctctctaattctctgcatatctatctatatataatataaaacagtaacgatggagctgaagtgtcactttctccttttttactgataaaaaatataatataaaatataatatattaactttagttatattattatatttatttataaaaagattattttatccatactatatctaaaagttctatagaatttaaattaatccctagaatctctctaattctctgcatatctatatataatataaaacagtaacgatggagctgaggtgtcactttctcattttttactgataaaaatataatataaaatataatatattaactttagttatattattatatttatttataaaaagattattttattcgtactatatcaaagagttctatagaatttaaattaatccataaaatctctctaattctctgtatatctatatctaaaagttctacataatttaaattaatccctaaaatctctctaattctctacttatctatctatatataatataaaatagtaacgatggagctgatgtgtcacttccttattttttacatttaaaaaaaataaatataatatattaattttaattatattatatttatctataaaaaagattatttagggtaaatttgaaaataaaataataatatttaatttatatagcacctggtcccttggaaggaagcctgccagcctaagagcagggggggtcttggtataaggcaagctaaggacaataataaagtcctgttaatgaagcttctttggagaatgtggcaatccccctcctccctttgggttcgtcttctgtgcggcaagtataggaaagatagaatctttggtggcccgaaggagagggttgtcagctgttccttcctctggaaagggcttagtgctgtttttgctgagttctgtacggggattggcttggaggtgggtaatgggagatctattagtttctggtatgacacctggattggtgacaaaccgttgattgaggtgtgcatcgcccctccgccgaatgatctcctctcctggagaattgctgatgtggtggactcggagggagactggatctggtctaagttcgactcctttcttagcctggagaccctccttaatattagaggtgtgaagattagtaatcaggaggaggataaggacagacactgctgggccttgactaataatggttcttattcttgcaaatcggcctatgaagcttttacccctaatagggctaatcctcctttggaaatttggaagtccatttgggccctcaaagtcccctaccgcattaggagtttcctatggctgggagtcaaagacaggctcctcacgaatgcagatagacacagaaggcacttggctgtatctggtgcctgtagcagatgcagcggccatgtggaaaccttgtgccatgctttgagggattgcccgaatagtagaaaggtttgggaaggggtccttcctcaccacatccttccttcctttatggggttctctgatattgactggttctctgaaggcgttaatgggaatttgttggccagtatggagcacggggctattctcttcgctattatttgtcaccaaatgtggaaatggaggaatgaagagttatttgctgagaagactgtctttattcctgacctccggttttacttctcgaaaaaactctctgttattacaaagagttttgaaggagagcccctggttcacccctccccggttaaagaggtccagttagttggttggaggaagcccagggaaggggttgtcaagttgaatacggatggctcctgccttagtaatggcagaattgctgctggtggagttcttcgggatgctggtggcgcctggctggctgggtttacccataacttaggtacgggctcctcctttactgcagagctctgggggatcttgtctggcattaaactcgccattcgcatgggtgttaaaagactttcggtggagtctgacaatttggaggctatcaacaggatttcggatagacaggctgtttgtcttaagagtcagaatctcattaaagccatcttgaggcttcgtcctgccttcgattctcttaccttctcccatatttatagggagcaaaaccgcgtggcggatcgcttggcagctgctgggcatggggggatgttaggtgtttctaccctttccgttcctccttcttttctgttaccttctcttcttgaggataggattggggtcagtcttcctagactgatcccgggttaggtttttgtttgtttgttttttttcttcccttcttaccaaaaaaaaaaaattgtaattattagattatatttttgttaatatttatatgttaagatgaatccgtgcatcgcacgggtcaaaaactagttataatatatttttataaacataaatataaataatttttttcaaaaaaacttTGCTGCTATATATTTCAGAAAAAAAAGTTTGCTGTttaacttattatatatatatatatatatttatataaattataatatattttttaatatatagatgGGCTTGGACGGGCGGGCTTAGGATTCATATCTTCAGCCTGAGCCCAGCCCGAGCCCGAGCCCGATTAAATTTCTTGCGGGCTGGGCTAGGCTTGGGAGGAAATTACACCAATAATCATCTATTATATAGATTTTACAATTAACACTGATCTTTTATTTGCTTTTATCAATTCCTTATTTTCTATTAACTAGAATAGCAAAAAAACCCAAAATTTTATGCTTTTGTCATATTTAATcggttactttatttttttaataattattttattttactgaATTATTAATTAGATATTTATAACTAATCCCTAAATCTTTGCTTCCACTATTTCCATTTCTTTTCACCATCTTCTATCATCTTGTTTGcgccatttttttttatatatataaatatttgttTGAAAATCCAATCTTCTGTAGTTAATTAATCTTTCTGtccaataaaaaataatcaataTATCAATTGAAAactaaaaagtaattttgaaatcttatacaattaaaatcaaatgtATGGAATCGTTTCCGGACATCAATGAAGTAAGATGCTTAGTCATTTGTAAAGAAATCAGGATCAATATCAAATCACCATTTAAGAAATTCATATATTTTcatgaaaaaattaattattttgtttttcagaAATTCTAATAGCCTTATTATGGTGGTTGaacgaaacaaaataaaaaaaaaggtttcaATTTTTTAGATTTGGTTTTTGGCATTTTTCCTAATTGTTTAATTGGTTTTAGAGTTTTCCTCAAAGTTGGGAAAGTGGAAATCATCTTAATGATATTGTTGATTTCCTTAGTTTTACTCTCTCATTTCCATACTCTAATTTGAATGGTATGATTTTAAAATGGAAAAATTCCAAATCTTCAACCATGAATTTCTGGAAAAAATGTCAAAAGGATAGTTCACAGAGACATAGAAAGTTATATTCAAAAGatattatttcttattttttaaataaataaattattccaTAAAATAATAGATGAGACTTATATGATAAATTCAGTCACAAAGTTTAACATTTgacattttaaaaaatatattttccagAATGAGATACTTGTTAAATTGTGAGGCAATCTGACTATTATgtaattgggtaaattacatagtTGTCAAATTGGGTCAAATATTTACAACTACCTAATCCTCAAAaagaattttttaaaatatcaaatagTTCAAAATAAAACTACTTTTAACATGATGTTGTTGttggtttatttttattttgttctcaatctACGGAAGGGTTGAGTTCCAATAattacaaataattaataatttaaaaatcttAAAGAAATAACTGACATTTTGACAAAACTAGAAATAAAAGCTGAAAgtttgataaatataaaaagaggAGTTACATAACtgtaaattaaaaatcaaaactgattttatatataatttcctctatgtaatttaccccttatTAAAAGCCCGATAGGCCCGGTCCATGCCCAAGTGTATGCCAATTTAACATGAGgttaaattgggtgaaattggTATGAAAATACATTTAAACATGTTTAAATGTAACTTTATTTATAAGAGAATAGAAAAGACGTCAATATCCAATGTATTACATTAAAATGTCACAAGTGATATAGTAACTCCAATGTACCCATACTTTTtgggtatatataatattttgaaatattaacttCATGATTTTCATAGTTTTTAGATAcaaataatattatatgtgACTCAAATTAGATGAAACCCAACTAAAacaatgataaataaataatatatatatcaattgaAATGGACTGAAAGTTTATAAAAGTAACTTTAAAGTATATGCAAGTGACTGAAATTATATGAAATTGGCTATATTAACTTCAATGtttcataaaattatatttaagtgACTGAAATTGGATACAAATAATATTAACTTCGAGGTTTCTATATTTTTCGGATACGCATAATATTTTCTATTAACTCAAAGGTTTCCATGATTTTTTTGTTCACGTGATATTATAAGTGGATGATTTTAGTGAAACCAAACaaaaactaacaaaaaaaaaaaacaatatatcaTGTAAAAGTGAATACAAATATACGAATCACTGAAATTTGTACGAAACTATTTTGATTTGTATGAAACTATTTTGAAAAAAACATTAATTCTAATGTTCTATGAAGATACATTTGTGTGTAATTTAAAGTTAGTAAAACTTAattgtaaattttagttttatttttaaatatgtaAAAACCAACAACATACAAAAATTAAGACACataaatttctcaaaatttcAATTAACCCATCATGGACTTAGGCTTTGTTTGATAACatattttatcacttaatttaaaatattaaacatttatttactttaaatgTGTTTGATAAGGATTGTTTCTCTATCacttaaattaatcaattaagttaaaaatcacttattttgataagtcaaaatatttaacttaacattttaagttaaaaattataactaatatttttatattcggcacttatttttagtatttatcaaacagtTACATCATTTTAtactttcagcacttataatgttcatcacttaaaattcagtacttattttttcagaacttaattttcagttttatcaaacaacaccttattcaataattaattaGTTCCACTAAATATTAATTCTCCCCTTTTCATAATGGTTCCTCCATCTCTAATACCATTGCTTGCTTCCCAATTCAACATCACACATAATTCTCTAAACGTGTCTTTCATGTAATCAATGCAAAATTATTGGCAACCTAGTAGAAATTACTAAGGTTGCCTCATGAGCTAGAGACCGATTGGTTTAGGATAACATGAAGGCtgccataaaaaaatatatttctatCCCATTCAAGGTTCGAGCGACGGGAAATAGGTATGGAGCTATGAGCGATATACACATGCCTACCCCATGACTCAAGGAATACGTGAGAAGTATTTTTATGCGCATCAGTACTAAAAAGGATCAATCTTGAATCATGTCAAGTGTCGTGATACAATAATGAAAACCACTTAAAAACGTTAAAGTTTAGTAATTAGTCTTCAGTGTTTTCCATGTACTAAACACATACTCTTTAACTAATTAAGTGATAAAAAATGATTAATTCATATCCTTAAAGCTTCCCTAAGTAACCGAATACTTGGTGTGATGAATTCACATTTCCTCAGAGCTACTAAAGGTTGCCAAGATATGAAGGAACTCAGTTAATTCATACTTTAATAGTTCCCTCACACACTTGGTGTGATGAATTCATATTTCCAGTATGTAACTATGAAACGTATAAGTTAACTTTTTCTTTGAATCATCTACACAAAGtataagtataagtataagTTCATTCCCCCTAACAGATTTGACACTGTGAGTTGCCGGAAACTCGCCTTCCAAAATAATGGTTTTGATACTTCTGAGGGACGGTAAGCGAGATCATGAAATATATTTCTTACTTTTGGAGGAGGTAGTGAATGCAATGTGTAATTCGGTGCTAGACTCGTGAGGAAATGTATCATATACTTCGATACAAATGAACACTTTGAAACACTTGGTTTTTAAAAGACAGGATCACCACTCGGTTCTAGCT comes from Euphorbia lathyris chromosome 8, ddEupLath1.1, whole genome shotgun sequence and encodes:
- the LOC136202941 gene encoding protein NRT1/ PTR FAMILY 2.11-like isoform X1, coding for MLWVAEKKLQKPSYYQRDRGRENMEHHQNNGTMELNGTHKLNINKLQEQEQEEGKLKYRGWKAMPFVIGNETFEKLGAIGTLANLLIYLTTVFNMKSITAATIINIFNGTANFGTLIGAYL